The Streptomyces laurentii region GGGTGACGCCGGCTATCTGCGCCGGGCCGAGCACGTGGCCGTACGGGTTGCCGACGCGCTGGCCGAGCATCCCCGCGAGAGCGCCGACCTGACCAGGGGCGTGGGTGGAGCGGCGCTCCCGCTGGCACGCATGTACCAGCACACCGCGGAGGACACCTACCTGGAGCAGGCCAGGCGGGCGCTCGTCGCCGGCAGGAAGCGGTCCGCGTCAGCTTGGACAGTACGCTCATCGGAGACGGGTGCAGCTCCGTTGGAGGGACTGGCTGAGCTGGAGCTTTGGCAGGACGATCACGCGAGGCGCGGCTGCCCGTCGGTCGAATGCCGCAGGTGGCTCCACCAGCCGTAACCAAGAGCGGCTGGACGATCGCCACTTGGGCCGACTGGCTCAGGCACGTGCCGTCCTCACGCGCGACGCGCCGGCCGATGACGACGACGGTCGACTGGCCGCCTACCCGGCCGCCCCGGACGTCGACCGCGCTCGCACCGTCTGGCGGGCCGAGGTCAAGACACCGCTCGGCTCCTGACCCCGGCCGGTGCCTCCGCCGCGCGGCGTGGTGACGTGACGAGGCATCGCGTGTCTCGGCGTCAGAATGCCCTGAGCCGCGCCGCCTTCACCACGGTCAGAGGCGCACCATCACCTGCTCCAGGGGCTTGCGGCGGAGGTCGGGGACGCGGGCGTCCTCGGCCGGGTAGCCGACGGGGATGACGTAGGCGGCCCGCTCCTCCGGCGGGCGGTCGCAGACCTCGTTCAGGAAGCGCATCGGGCTCGGGGTGTGGGTGAGGGTCGCCAGACCGGCCTGGTGGAGCGTGGCCAGGAGCAGGCCGACAGCGATGCCGACCGATTCCTTGGTGTAGTAAGGGCGCGGTGTGTCCGGCCCCTTGTGGACCTCGAAGACCACGATCACCGCGGGCGCGGTCTCCAGGAACGGCTTGCTCCAGTCGGTGCCCAGCGGTGCCAGGGCCTCCAGCCACTCGGCCGAGGCGCGCCGGCCGTAGAACTCCCGTTCCTCCGTCTCGGCGGCCTCGCGCAGGCGCCGCTTGCGCTCGGGGTCGGTGAGGACGACGAAACGCCACGGCTGGACGTGCGCCCCGCTCGGCGCGGTGGCGGCGGTACGGATCGCCCACTCCACCACGCCCTCGGGCAGCGGGCGGTCGCTGAAGTCGCGCACGGTACGCCGGCGGGCCATCACCTCGTGGAAGGCGCGGGCCCGTTCCTCGGCCTCCCCGGCCGGGACGGCCAGCGGCCGGTGCGGGACGGTGGGGTACGCGGTGCCGACGGCCGGTGCGCCGTTCGGCTCATTGGTCTGGTCCATGTGCGCAGCAGAGCACGCCGAGCGGCCCGCGGTAAACAGCGGATCCGGCACAACCGGAGGCGGCCGTCTCGGAGAGACGCCGTGGCGGCGGCCCCCGGGTGGCCGCTAACGCCCGGAATACAGCCCCCAGTTGTCCGCCGCCCGCGCCCACGGCCCCAGCTTCTCCGGGTTGCGGACCACCCAGATCCGGGTGATCCGCCCGTCGGAGACGTCGAACGCGGCCACGGTCGCGACGACTCCGTCGCGCCGGGCCACCAGGCCCGGTGTGCCGTTGACCGGCCGCTCCAGGAGCTCGAGCCCGGGAGCCTTGTCGGCGATGGCCACCATGTACTGGGCGATCCGCGCGCCCCCTTCGACCGGGCGCAGGACGGTGCCGACGAGACCGCCGCCGTCCGCGGTCATCACCGCGGCCGGGTCGAGGAGTCCGACGA contains the following coding sequences:
- a CDS encoding hypothetical protein (identified by MetaGeneAnnotator; putative;~sequence version:1) → MQLRWRDWLSWSFGRTITRGAAARRSNAAGGSTSRNQERLDDRHLGRLAQARAVLTRDAPADDDDGRLAAYPAAPDVDRARTVWRAEVKTPLGS
- a CDS encoding nitroreductase (FMN binding site [chemical binding];~Proteins ofthis family catalyzethe reduction of flavin or nitrocompounds using NAD(P)H as electron donor in a obligatory two-electron transfer, utilizing FMN or FAD as cofactor. They are often found to be homodimers. Enzymes ofthis family are...; cl00514;~dimer interface [polypeptide binding];~identified by MetaGeneAnnotator; putative;~nitroreductase [Streptomyces cattleya NRRL 8057 = DSM46488]) produces the protein MPDPLFTAGRSACSAAHMDQTNEPNGAPAVGTAYPTVPHRPLAVPAGEAEERARAFHEVMARRRTVRDFSDRPLPEGVVEWAIRTAATAPSGAHVQPWRFVVLTDPERKRRLREAAETEEREFYGRRASAEWLEALAPLGTDWSKPFLETAPAVIVVFEVHKGPDTPRPYYTKESVGIAVGLLLATLHQAGLATLTHTPSPMRFLNEVCDRPPEERAAYVIPVGYPAEDARVPDLRRKPLEQVMVRL